A genomic segment from Propioniciclava sp. MC1595 encodes:
- a CDS encoding hemolysin family protein produces the protein MTPLETGMGGWAVAGWTALLIVLSAFFVAAEFALMAAKQHRLEERAGSAAGRAALRNSAELTLVLAGSQLGITVCTLALGAITKPAVHHALTPLLATWGIPLAVADVASFVLALVFVTFLHLVVGEMAPKSWAIAHPEQSSVLLALPMRAFMFVMRPILIAMNSAANWLVRKAGATPVDELSAGQDAAGLRQLVEHSANVGALDARYHQSLTRVLTLRDQTVADVVPQGQELAWVPADATLADVQAVTLEHRHLRVLLREGDRTVGVVHVRDTLAEPDLVRPARDIAREPVLLPHDTHLAEALKRIRQARTQLAIVTRGEAELGVITLEDVLPALMPTAILEEEPVAAAGH, from the coding sequence ATGACGCCCCTCGAGACCGGCATGGGCGGATGGGCCGTCGCCGGCTGGACCGCCCTGCTCATCGTGCTGAGCGCCTTCTTCGTGGCCGCCGAGTTCGCCCTGATGGCCGCGAAGCAGCACCGCCTCGAGGAGCGCGCGGGGTCGGCCGCCGGCCGCGCCGCGCTGCGCAACTCCGCCGAGCTGACGCTCGTGCTGGCCGGCTCCCAGCTCGGCATCACCGTCTGCACGCTGGCGCTCGGTGCCATCACCAAGCCCGCCGTGCACCACGCGTTGACCCCGCTGCTGGCCACGTGGGGGATCCCCCTCGCCGTGGCCGACGTGGCCTCCTTCGTGCTGGCCCTGGTGTTCGTCACCTTCCTCCACCTGGTGGTCGGCGAGATGGCCCCCAAGTCGTGGGCGATCGCGCACCCCGAGCAGTCCTCGGTGCTGCTGGCCCTGCCGATGCGCGCCTTCATGTTCGTGATGCGCCCGATCCTCATCGCGATGAACTCCGCCGCCAACTGGCTGGTGCGCAAGGCGGGCGCCACCCCGGTCGACGAGCTGTCGGCCGGCCAGGACGCCGCCGGCCTGCGCCAGCTGGTCGAGCACTCCGCGAACGTGGGGGCCCTGGACGCGCGCTACCACCAGTCCCTGACGCGCGTGCTGACGCTGCGCGACCAGACGGTCGCCGACGTGGTCCCGCAGGGGCAGGAGCTGGCGTGGGTGCCGGCCGACGCCACGCTCGCCGACGTCCAGGCCGTCACCCTGGAGCACCGCCACCTGCGCGTGCTGCTGCGCGAGGGTGACAGGACGGTGGGCGTCGTCCACGTCCGTGACACCCTCGCCGAGCCGGACCTGGTGCGTCCCGCCCGCGACATCGCCCGCGAGCCCGTCCTGCTGCCGCACGACACGCACCTGGCCGAGGCGCTCAAGCGCATCCGGCAGGCCCGCACGCAGCTGGCGATCGTCACCCGCGGTGAGGCCGAGCTGGGCGTCATCACCCTGGAGGACGTGCTGCCGGCGCTCATGCCGACCGCGATCCTGGAGGAGGAACCGGTCGCCGCGGCCGGGCACTGA
- the leuA gene encoding 2-isopropylmalate synthase, producing MTTTTNTFGTRTQQGVPVQQPSPMPYHRYKAFEPVDVPDRTWPSKKITQAPRWLSTDLRDGNQALIDPMTVSRKLKMFELLVKMGYKEIEVGFPSASQTDFDFVRKLVTEDRIPDDVQISVLVQAREDLISRTAESLVGTKRANIHMYNATAEMFRRVVFGIDEAQCIAMATRGTELVMKYAEQFLGATEFGFQYSPEIFTQTPTDFAVEVCNHVADVWQPGPDREIIFNLPATVEMSTPNTYADQIEYFIRNVRNRENVAVSLHPHNDRGTAVAASELGMMAGADRVEGCLFGHGERTGNVDLVTLGMNLFSQGIDPKIDFSDIDEIRRTVEYCTGLPVHPRHPYAGDLVYTAFSGSHQDAIKKGLESLEKRAAAEGRTIHEVDWEAPYLPIDPHDVGRTYEAVIRVNSQSGKGGMAYIMKNDHKMDLPRRLQIEFSRVVQQHTDAAGGEVSPEQMWQIFEAEYFGDHTPLELLHYRSEADNGHYSVDAVLRVNGIERQAGGEGNGPLSAFVDALGAAGYPVRVLDYSEHALSSGGDALAAAYVEVEIGEGDDARVLWGVGRHSSIVTASMKAVLSAINRSDRTD from the coding sequence ATGACCACGACCACCAATACCTTCGGCACCCGCACGCAGCAGGGCGTCCCCGTACAGCAGCCCAGCCCGATGCCGTACCACCGCTACAAGGCCTTCGAGCCCGTCGACGTCCCCGACCGCACGTGGCCCAGCAAGAAGATCACCCAGGCGCCGCGCTGGCTGTCCACCGACCTGCGCGACGGCAACCAGGCCCTGATCGACCCCATGACCGTCTCCCGCAAGCTGAAGATGTTCGAGCTGCTGGTGAAGATGGGCTACAAGGAGATCGAGGTCGGCTTCCCCTCGGCCTCGCAGACCGACTTCGACTTCGTGCGCAAGCTGGTCACCGAGGACCGCATCCCCGACGACGTGCAGATCTCCGTCCTGGTCCAGGCCCGCGAGGACCTGATCTCCCGCACCGCCGAGTCCCTGGTCGGCACGAAGCGCGCCAACATCCACATGTACAACGCGACCGCCGAGATGTTCCGCCGCGTCGTGTTCGGCATCGACGAGGCCCAGTGCATCGCGATGGCCACCCGCGGCACCGAGTTGGTCATGAAGTACGCCGAGCAGTTCCTGGGCGCGACCGAGTTCGGCTTCCAGTACAGCCCCGAGATCTTCACCCAGACCCCGACCGACTTCGCCGTCGAGGTCTGCAACCACGTCGCCGACGTCTGGCAGCCCGGCCCCGACCGCGAGATCATCTTCAACCTGCCCGCCACGGTCGAGATGAGCACGCCGAACACGTACGCCGACCAGATCGAGTACTTCATCCGCAACGTCCGCAACCGCGAGAACGTGGCCGTCTCGCTGCACCCGCACAACGACCGCGGCACTGCGGTGGCGGCGTCCGAGCTGGGCATGATGGCCGGCGCCGACCGCGTCGAGGGCTGCCTGTTCGGCCACGGCGAGCGCACGGGCAACGTAGACCTGGTCACGCTGGGCATGAACCTGTTCAGCCAGGGCATCGACCCCAAGATCGACTTCTCCGACATCGACGAGATCCGCCGCACGGTCGAGTACTGCACCGGCCTGCCCGTGCACCCGCGCCACCCGTACGCCGGCGACCTGGTCTACACGGCGTTCTCCGGCTCCCACCAGGACGCGATCAAGAAGGGCCTGGAGTCCCTGGAGAAGCGCGCCGCCGCCGAGGGCCGCACGATCCACGAGGTCGACTGGGAGGCCCCCTACCTGCCGATCGACCCGCACGACGTGGGCCGCACCTACGAGGCCGTGATCCGGGTCAACAGCCAGTCCGGCAAGGGCGGCATGGCCTACATCATGAAGAACGACCACAAGATGGACCTGCCGCGCCGCCTGCAGATCGAGTTCAGCCGCGTCGTCCAGCAGCACACCGACGCCGCCGGCGGCGAGGTCAGCCCCGAGCAGATGTGGCAGATCTTCGAGGCCGAGTACTTCGGCGACCACACGCCGCTGGAGCTGCTGCACTACCGCTCCGAGGCCGACAACGGGCACTACAGCGTGGACGCCGTCCTGCGCGTCAACGGCATCGAGCGCCAGGCCGGCGGCGAGGGCAACGGCCCGCTGTCGGCGTTCGTGGACGCCCTGGGCGCGGCCGGGTACCCTGTGCGGGTCCTGGACTACTCCGAGCACGCGCTCAGCTCCGGCGGGGACGCCCTCGCGGCGGCCTACGTCGAGGTCGAGATCGGCGAGGGTGACGACGCCCGCGTCCTGTGGGGTGTGGGCCGGCACAGCTCGATCGTCACGGCGTCCATGAAGGCCGTACTCAGCGCGATCAACCGCTCCGACCGCACCGACTGA
- the gdhA gene encoding NADP-specific glutamate dehydrogenase: MELSPTLQEEFDIVIRRNPGEAEFHQAVREVLESLDPVIKKRPEYVEYGIIPRICEPNRQIIFKVNWQDDKGRVHTNRGFRVQFNSALGPYKGGLRFHPSVYLGIIKFLGFEQIFKNALTGMPIGGGKGGSDFDPKGKSDHEIMRFCQAFMTELSGHIGHDIDVPAGDIGVGGREIGYMFGQYKRMTGRYESGVLTGKGLTWGGSRARTEATGYGTVFFADEMLKLSNESFEGKKVVVSGSGNVAIYALEKLNQLGATVVAMSDSGGYIVDETGIDLAQMQELKEVRRGRISEYADANSSARFVEDGQIWDVPCDIALPCATQNELSIGGARALIKNGCTLVAEGANMPSTPDAIRAFREGGVRFAPGKAANAGGVATSALEMQQNASRDSWSFEHTEERLQDIMVGIHERCAETAEEYGRPGDYVTGANIAGFIRVADAMMALGVI; encoded by the coding sequence ATGGAACTCAGCCCGACGCTGCAGGAGGAGTTCGACATCGTCATTCGCCGCAACCCCGGCGAAGCGGAGTTCCACCAGGCGGTCCGTGAGGTGCTGGAGTCCCTCGACCCGGTCATCAAGAAGCGACCCGAGTACGTCGAGTACGGCATCATCCCGCGCATCTGCGAGCCCAACCGCCAGATCATCTTCAAGGTCAACTGGCAGGACGACAAGGGCCGCGTGCACACCAACCGCGGCTTCCGCGTCCAGTTCAACTCGGCGCTCGGACCCTACAAGGGCGGTCTGCGCTTCCACCCGAGCGTGTACCTCGGCATCATCAAGTTCCTCGGTTTCGAGCAGATCTTCAAGAACGCCCTGACCGGTATGCCCATCGGCGGCGGCAAGGGCGGCTCGGACTTCGACCCCAAGGGCAAGTCCGACCACGAGATCATGCGGTTCTGCCAGGCGTTCATGACCGAGCTCTCGGGCCACATCGGACACGACATCGACGTGCCCGCCGGTGACATCGGCGTCGGCGGCCGCGAGATCGGCTACATGTTCGGCCAGTACAAGCGCATGACCGGCCGCTACGAGTCCGGCGTGCTCACCGGCAAGGGCCTCACGTGGGGCGGCTCCCGCGCCCGCACCGAGGCCACCGGCTACGGCACGGTGTTCTTCGCCGACGAGATGCTCAAGCTGTCGAACGAGAGCTTCGAGGGCAAGAAGGTCGTCGTGTCCGGCTCGGGCAACGTGGCCATCTACGCCCTGGAGAAGCTGAACCAGCTCGGCGCGACCGTCGTGGCGATGTCCGACTCCGGCGGCTACATCGTCGACGAGACGGGCATCGACCTGGCCCAGATGCAGGAGCTGAAGGAGGTCCGCCGCGGCCGCATCAGCGAGTACGCCGACGCCAACTCGTCCGCGCGCTTCGTCGAGGACGGCCAGATCTGGGACGTCCCCTGCGACATCGCCCTGCCCTGCGCCACCCAGAACGAGCTGAGCATCGGCGGCGCCCGCGCCCTCATCAAGAACGGCTGCACGCTGGTCGCCGAGGGCGCCAACATGCCCTCGACGCCGGACGCGATCCGCGCCTTCCGCGAGGGCGGCGTCCGCTTCGCCCCGGGCAAGGCGGCCAACGCCGGCGGTGTGGCGACCTCCGCCCTGGAGATGCAGCAGAACGCCTCCCGCGACTCCTGGAGCTTCGAGCACACCGAGGAGCGCCTGCAGGACATCATGGTCGGCATCCACGAGCGCTGCGCAGAGACGGCCGAGGAGTACGGCCGCCCGGGCGACTACGTGACGGGCGCCAACATCGCCGGCTTCATCCGCGTCGCCGACGCGATGATGGCCCTGGGGGTCATCTGA
- a CDS encoding PEP/pyruvate-binding domain-containing protein, which produces MDPARVSTGIGGLDAAIDGLRIGDNVVWHCEDLDDFARMLEPYVAGARRERRRLVYVRFADHLPLVGGDDVQVHRLDPAEGFEPFSIAVHDLVEETGREAFYVFDSLAALLEAWHSDLLLTSFFKVTCPFLYELDTVAYFPLLRDEVSAATVAGIRETTQVLFDLQVVGDETYVHPLKVDGRSSATMFFPHLIAGERAIPVTSSAASARLAATRGRMRRRPDHWTRLVDDAFDALDGSIAEQRDAHALLADALLGRDDGRMAGLARRHLSLDDLLVVATRLVGTGHIGGKAVGMLTARAILADDIDGRFVDHLEPHDSFHLGADVFYHYLVSNGWWGHRLAQSHPGTFLSAGATLHELMPTGRFPASVREQLLDMLGHFGQAPIIVRSSSLLEDNFGNAFAGKYDSFFLTNQGAPEERLEALLDAVRAVYASAMSEEALRYRLSRNLAEVDEQMAILIQRVSGDHHGQLFFPHAAGVANSSNLYTWDATVDAEAGMLRLVFGLGTRAVDRTTSDHARIVALADPLNARMFDPEDLSAFSQRRVDVLDLAAGRQAAVPLADLAATDVGADWSLFTSPDTAVLRRLGERDRERGRPTSGRAAPVVADFRGLLGETAFPALMRDALATLAAAYDYPVDVEFTVNMTSAGEPRIGIVQCRPLQTRGPGQSVAIPEVADDSGVLFAAPGEFMGGNVNLPIDWVVMVRATPYLGLGSPQRHGVARLVGEVNRRLKDDSFLLLGPGRWGTTTESLGVPVRFAEINHAAALVEATDAAGNFRPELSYGSHFFQDLVETGIFYAAVFDDRPGVTFHPALVAARENALLELVPDADPHLAAVVHVARFDDLELYSDILSQRVLCARRSCLR; this is translated from the coding sequence ATGGATCCCGCACGCGTCAGCACCGGTATCGGCGGGTTGGATGCCGCCATCGACGGGCTCCGGATCGGGGACAACGTCGTGTGGCACTGCGAGGACCTGGACGACTTCGCCCGCATGCTGGAGCCCTACGTGGCCGGCGCCCGCCGCGAGCGGCGGCGCCTCGTCTACGTCCGCTTCGCCGACCACCTCCCGCTGGTGGGAGGCGACGACGTCCAGGTGCACCGCCTCGACCCAGCGGAAGGTTTCGAGCCGTTCTCGATCGCCGTCCACGACCTGGTCGAGGAGACCGGGCGCGAGGCGTTCTACGTGTTCGACTCCCTGGCCGCCCTGCTGGAGGCCTGGCACTCCGACCTGCTGCTGACGAGCTTCTTCAAGGTGACCTGTCCCTTCCTCTACGAGCTCGACACCGTGGCCTACTTCCCGCTGCTGCGCGACGAGGTCAGCGCGGCGACGGTGGCCGGCATCCGGGAGACCACGCAGGTGCTGTTCGACCTGCAGGTGGTCGGCGACGAGACGTACGTGCACCCCCTGAAGGTGGACGGCCGCAGCTCGGCGACCATGTTCTTCCCGCACCTCATCGCCGGCGAGCGGGCCATCCCGGTCACCTCGTCCGCGGCTTCGGCCCGGCTGGCGGCTACGCGCGGGCGGATGCGCCGGCGTCCGGACCACTGGACGCGCCTGGTCGACGACGCCTTCGACGCCCTGGACGGCAGCATCGCCGAGCAACGGGACGCCCACGCCCTGCTCGCGGACGCACTGCTGGGCCGCGACGACGGCCGGATGGCGGGGCTGGCCCGGCGCCACCTGAGCCTGGACGACCTGCTCGTCGTCGCGACGCGCCTCGTGGGCACCGGGCACATCGGCGGCAAGGCGGTCGGCATGCTGACGGCCCGCGCGATCCTTGCCGACGACATCGACGGGCGGTTCGTCGACCACCTCGAGCCGCACGACTCGTTCCACCTCGGCGCGGACGTCTTCTACCACTACCTGGTCAGCAACGGCTGGTGGGGGCACCGGCTGGCCCAGAGCCACCCCGGCACCTTCCTGTCCGCCGGCGCGACGCTGCACGAGCTGATGCCGACCGGCCGCTTCCCGGCGTCGGTGCGCGAGCAGCTGCTCGACATGCTCGGGCACTTCGGGCAGGCGCCGATCATCGTCCGTTCCAGCTCCCTGCTGGAGGACAACTTCGGCAACGCCTTCGCCGGCAAGTACGACAGCTTCTTCCTCACCAACCAGGGGGCACCCGAGGAGCGGCTGGAGGCGCTGCTGGACGCCGTGCGCGCGGTCTACGCGTCGGCCATGAGCGAGGAGGCGCTGCGCTACCGGCTCTCCCGCAACCTCGCCGAGGTGGACGAGCAGATGGCCATTCTCATCCAGCGCGTCTCGGGCGACCACCACGGCCAGCTCTTCTTCCCGCACGCCGCGGGGGTGGCCAACTCCTCGAACCTCTACACGTGGGACGCGACGGTGGACGCCGAGGCCGGCATGCTGCGGCTGGTGTTCGGCCTGGGCACCCGCGCCGTGGACCGCACCACCAGCGATCACGCCCGCATCGTCGCCCTGGCTGACCCGCTCAACGCTCGCATGTTCGACCCCGAGGACCTCTCGGCCTTCAGCCAGCGCCGGGTGGACGTGCTCGACCTCGCGGCCGGCCGGCAGGCCGCCGTCCCGCTGGCCGACCTCGCCGCCACCGACGTCGGCGCCGACTGGTCGCTCTTCACCAGCCCCGATACGGCGGTGCTGCGCCGGCTGGGCGAGCGCGACCGCGAGCGTGGGCGTCCGACCTCCGGCCGGGCCGCCCCGGTGGTGGCCGACTTCCGGGGCCTGCTCGGCGAGACCGCCTTCCCAGCCCTGATGCGGGACGCCCTCGCCACGCTCGCCGCCGCCTACGACTACCCCGTCGACGTCGAGTTCACCGTGAACATGACCAGCGCCGGGGAGCCCCGCATCGGCATCGTCCAGTGCCGCCCGCTGCAGACCCGCGGACCCGGCCAGTCGGTGGCGATCCCCGAGGTGGCGGACGACAGCGGCGTCCTGTTCGCCGCACCCGGGGAGTTCATGGGCGGCAACGTCAACCTGCCGATTGACTGGGTCGTGATGGTGCGGGCCACGCCCTACCTCGGGCTGGGGTCCCCGCAGCGGCACGGCGTCGCGCGGCTCGTCGGCGAGGTGAACCGGCGGCTCAAGGACGACAGCTTCCTGCTGCTGGGCCCCGGCCGGTGGGGCACGACGACCGAGTCACTGGGCGTGCCCGTCCGCTTCGCCGAGATCAACCACGCGGCCGCGCTGGTCGAGGCAACGGACGCCGCGGGCAACTTCCGCCCCGAGCTGTCCTACGGGTCGCACTTCTTCCAGGACCTCGTGGAGACCGGCATCTTCTACGCCGCCGTCTTCGACGACCGCCCGGGCGTGACGTTCCACCCGGCGCTGGTGGCCGCCCGGGAGAACGCGCTGCTGGAGCTGGTGCCGGACGCCGACCCCCACCTGGCCGCCGTGGTGCACGTGGCGCGCTTCGACGACCTCGAGCTCTACTCCGACATCCTGTCCCAGCGCGTCCTGTGCGCGCGCCGGTCCTGCCTCAGATGA
- the argG gene encoding argininosuccinate synthase yields the protein MAPMSKVLMKLPVGEKVGIAFSGGLDTSVAVAWMREKGAIPYTYTADIGQYDEPDIASVPGRAGAYGAEAARLVDCKEELVKEGLAALQCGAFHIRNAGVPYFNTTPLGRAVTGTMLVNAMYADGVNVWGDGSTYKGNDIERFYRYGLLANPELRIYKPWLDEDFVTELGGRDEMSAWLTQRDLPYRDSQEKAYSTDANIWGATHEAKKLEYLGTGMDIVDPIMGVAHWREDVEIAAEEVSVTYEQGWPVAINGERLDPVALVHKANEIGGRHGLGMSDQIENRIIEAKSRGIYEAPGMALLHITYERLVNAIHNEDTVAAYHNDGRRLGRLLYEGRWLDPQSLMLRESLQRWVGSAVTGTVTIRLRRGWDHTILDTQGPALSYHPEKLSMERVEDAAFGPVDRIGQLTMRNLDIADTRTRLEQYSALGIVGGQVADLVGQLESGLADRYLTAEMTETDPAQEESVSVHEMEGGWG from the coding sequence ATCGCCCCCATGTCCAAAGTCCTGATGAAGCTCCCGGTGGGGGAGAAGGTCGGTATCGCCTTCTCCGGTGGTCTCGACACGTCGGTCGCCGTCGCGTGGATGCGCGAGAAGGGTGCGATCCCGTACACCTACACCGCCGACATCGGGCAGTACGACGAGCCGGACATCGCCTCGGTCCCCGGCCGCGCGGGCGCCTACGGCGCCGAGGCCGCGCGCCTGGTCGACTGCAAGGAGGAGCTGGTCAAGGAGGGCCTGGCCGCCCTGCAGTGCGGTGCGTTCCACATCCGCAACGCGGGCGTCCCCTACTTCAACACCACCCCGCTCGGCCGCGCGGTCACCGGCACCATGCTGGTCAACGCCATGTACGCCGACGGCGTGAACGTGTGGGGCGACGGCTCGACCTACAAGGGCAACGACATCGAGCGGTTCTACCGCTACGGCCTGCTGGCCAACCCCGAGCTGCGCATCTACAAGCCGTGGCTGGACGAGGACTTCGTCACCGAGCTCGGCGGCCGCGACGAGATGTCGGCGTGGCTGACCCAGCGCGACCTCCCGTACCGCGACAGCCAGGAGAAGGCGTACTCCACCGACGCCAACATCTGGGGCGCCACCCACGAGGCCAAGAAGCTCGAGTACCTCGGCACCGGCATGGACATCGTCGACCCGATCATGGGTGTGGCCCACTGGCGCGAGGACGTCGAGATCGCCGCCGAGGAGGTGTCGGTCACCTACGAGCAGGGCTGGCCGGTCGCCATCAACGGCGAGCGCCTCGACCCGGTCGCGCTGGTGCACAAGGCGAACGAGATCGGCGGACGCCACGGCCTCGGCATGAGCGACCAGATCGAGAACCGCATCATCGAGGCCAAGAGCCGCGGCATCTACGAGGCCCCCGGCATGGCCCTGCTGCACATCACCTACGAGCGGCTGGTCAACGCCATCCACAACGAGGACACGGTCGCGGCCTACCACAACGACGGCCGCCGCCTCGGCCGCCTGCTGTACGAGGGCCGCTGGCTCGACCCGCAGTCCCTGATGCTGCGCGAGTCGCTCCAGCGCTGGGTCGGCTCGGCCGTCACCGGCACCGTCACCATCCGCCTGCGCCGCGGCTGGGACCACACGATCCTCGACACCCAGGGCCCCGCGCTGTCCTACCACCCCGAGAAGCTGTCCATGGAGCGCGTCGAGGACGCCGCCTTCGGGCCGGTCGACCGCATCGGCCAGCTCACCATGCGCAACCTCGACATCGCCGACACCCGCACCCGCCTCGAGCAGTACAGCGCGCTGGGCATCGTGGGCGGGCAGGTCGCCGACCTGGTCGGCCAGCTCGAGTCCGGCCTCGCCGACCGCTACCTGACCGCCGAGATGACCGAGACCGACCCCGCCCAGGAGGAGTCGGTGAGCGTGCACGAGATGGAGGGCGGCTGGGGCTGA
- a CDS encoding MATE family efflux transporter, translating to MTRRSLDREILALAVPAFATLIAEPMLVLADTFIVGHLGTPHLGGLTLASNVVGIVVGLSVFLAYGTTAMVSRRLGAGDRAGALSSGIDGMVLGALLGLVVAAVLVPFAPAVLGLYGASAEVTALGAAYLRVVALGLPALLVILASTGVLRGLQDTRTPLRVVVTINLLNIALNVALVYGAGWGIVGAATGTAVSQWIGAALLGGAVVRGARREGVRLRFAPGGVLAAARLGGWLVVRNAALQLALLLTTVTAASLGTTALAAHQVVNTLWHTVAYGVDAFAIAAQALVGLRLGAGDVRGARAVLGRVVAWGVGFGVVVGVLAVLLRGPLSGAFSPDPAVQDAAGAALLVLALIAPIGAVAFQLDGVLIGAGDARFLALAGIATTVAYAPFVGAVWATSAGLAWLWAAYGAWLAFRSVVLGLRTRSDRWLRLGA from the coding sequence ATGACCCGGCGCTCCCTCGACCGCGAGATCCTCGCGCTGGCGGTCCCGGCGTTCGCGACGCTGATCGCCGAGCCGATGCTGGTGCTGGCCGACACCTTCATCGTCGGCCACCTCGGCACGCCCCACCTCGGGGGCCTGACGCTGGCCTCGAACGTGGTCGGCATCGTGGTCGGGCTGTCTGTCTTCCTCGCCTATGGCACCACCGCGATGGTGTCGCGCCGCCTCGGCGCGGGGGACCGCGCCGGCGCCCTGTCCAGCGGCATCGACGGCATGGTCCTGGGCGCCCTGCTCGGGCTGGTCGTCGCCGCGGTGCTGGTCCCGTTCGCCCCGGCGGTCCTGGGCCTGTACGGCGCCTCCGCCGAGGTGACCGCGCTGGGCGCCGCCTACCTGCGCGTGGTCGCGCTCGGGCTGCCCGCCCTGCTGGTGATCCTCGCCTCGACCGGCGTGCTGCGCGGGCTGCAGGACACCCGCACGCCCCTGCGCGTGGTCGTCACCATCAACCTGCTCAACATCGCCCTCAACGTCGCGCTCGTCTACGGCGCCGGCTGGGGGATCGTCGGCGCGGCCACCGGCACCGCGGTCTCCCAGTGGATCGGCGCCGCCCTGCTCGGCGGAGCCGTGGTGCGCGGGGCCCGGCGCGAGGGCGTCCGGCTTCGGTTCGCGCCCGGTGGCGTGCTCGCGGCCGCACGCCTGGGCGGCTGGCTGGTCGTCCGCAACGCCGCGCTGCAACTGGCCCTGCTGCTGACCACGGTGACCGCCGCCTCGCTCGGCACGACCGCCCTGGCCGCCCACCAGGTCGTGAACACCCTGTGGCACACCGTCGCCTATGGCGTGGACGCCTTCGCCATCGCCGCGCAGGCCCTGGTCGGGCTCCGGCTGGGGGCCGGAGACGTCCGCGGTGCGCGGGCCGTCCTCGGCCGGGTGGTCGCCTGGGGCGTCGGCTTCGGCGTGGTCGTCGGCGTGCTGGCCGTGCTGCTGCGCGGCCCGCTGTCGGGCGCGTTCAGCCCCGACCCCGCGGTGCAGGACGCCGCGGGCGCGGCCCTGCTCGTCCTCGCCCTGATCGCGCCGATCGGCGCGGTGGCGTTCCAACTGGACGGCGTCCTGATCGGGGCGGGGGACGCACGGTTCCTCGCGCTGGCCGGCATCGCCACGACCGTGGCGTACGCGCCCTTCGTGGGGGCGGTGTGGGCGACCTCCGCGGGACTGGCCTGGCTCTGGGCCGCGTACGGGGCGTGGCTGGCGTTCCGCTCGGTGGTGCTGGGCCTGCGCACGCGCTCCGACCGGTGGCTCCGGCTGGGCGCCTGA
- a CDS encoding universal stress protein has protein sequence MPISFNATGKIVVGTDLSGRAQEAVAWAAHRAAARKVPLLIVLALPEVPIPRRSRLFDAMVTGDYHGYLAGNAKAKLEELAAKARELHPELEVETVAEEGLGSYVLAQASKKALLVVVGARGANAPAKVRALGGTADAVVAHAHGPVAVITDHGSPTPDGPVVVGVDDSPESDAALALAADEAAARGVPLRAIHAWDVAPWMMGPMGVTAMQSLPPVSRLKERIEEIVAPVVADHPGLEYTVEVVEARPSAALAEASVGASELVVGSRGLGGFTGLLLGSTSKEVLRDADCPVIVTRAKE, from the coding sequence ATGCCGATCTCGTTCAACGCCACAGGAAAGATCGTTGTCGGGACCGACCTCTCGGGTCGCGCTCAGGAAGCCGTCGCTTGGGCTGCCCACCGAGCGGCCGCCCGGAAGGTACCGCTCCTGATCGTCCTGGCCCTGCCCGAGGTGCCGATCCCGCGCCGCAGCCGACTGTTCGACGCCATGGTCACCGGTGACTACCACGGGTACCTCGCCGGGAACGCCAAGGCGAAGCTGGAGGAGCTGGCCGCCAAGGCGCGCGAGCTGCACCCCGAGCTCGAGGTGGAGACGGTCGCCGAGGAGGGCCTCGGCTCCTACGTGCTCGCCCAGGCCTCGAAGAAGGCCCTGCTCGTCGTCGTGGGCGCCCGCGGCGCCAACGCGCCGGCCAAGGTCCGGGCCCTCGGTGGCACGGCCGATGCCGTCGTCGCGCACGCGCACGGCCCCGTCGCCGTCATCACCGACCACGGCTCGCCGACGCCCGACGGCCCGGTGGTCGTGGGCGTGGACGACTCGCCCGAGTCCGACGCCGCCCTCGCCCTGGCCGCCGACGAGGCGGCCGCGCGTGGGGTGCCGTTGCGGGCGATCCACGCGTGGGACGTCGCACCCTGGATGATGGGCCCGATGGGGGTCACCGCCATGCAGTCGCTGCCCCCGGTGTCGCGCCTGAAGGAGCGCATCGAGGAGATCGTCGCGCCCGTCGTCGCCGACCACCCCGGGCTGGAGTACACCGTCGAGGTCGTCGAGGCCCGCCCGTCGGCGGCCCTCGCCGAGGCGTCGGTCGGGGCCAGCGAGCTGGTCGTCGGCTCCCGCGGCCTGGGCGGCTTCACCGGCCTGCTGCTGGGCTCGACGTCCAAGGAAGTGCTGCGCGACGCCGACTGCCCGGTGATCGTCACGCGCGCCAAGGAGTGA